One window from the genome of Cyclobacterium amurskyense encodes:
- a CDS encoding Gfo/Idh/MocA family protein, whose amino-acid sequence MVENKIVRRNFVKKLSFGGVGLSLLGQPLFSIAKNLPREDLKVGLVGLSVHSAAFSKILNDPNKKKDLFGCKMVALYHPPGNPDVDFTPEQLSSYQKDVEEMGVAMVDSMDQLIEMVDVVMIETNDGRPHMKEVLPALKAGKPVFVDKPVAEDLQGVVDIYKEAEKYGVPIFSSSALRYMESAQNINPSEVISAHTFSPAALEKSHTDLFWYGIHGIEYLFTVMGPGCVEVQQVQHSEAEDLVIGYWKDGRVGVFRGIREGKRDFGGTVFKEKEIVDLGSFTGYRSLVVKVVEFFLQNKAPVSAEETFEIYAFMEAAQESKNKGGKKISLDKVLKKALK is encoded by the coding sequence ATGGTCGAAAATAAAATAGTACGCAGGAATTTTGTTAAAAAGCTATCCTTTGGGGGAGTTGGGTTAAGCTTATTGGGGCAGCCCTTATTTTCTATAGCCAAAAACCTTCCAAGGGAAGACTTAAAGGTAGGTCTGGTAGGCTTATCGGTCCATAGTGCGGCATTTTCAAAAATACTAAACGACCCAAATAAAAAGAAAGACCTTTTTGGTTGTAAAATGGTGGCATTGTACCACCCACCTGGAAATCCTGATGTTGACTTCACTCCAGAACAACTTAGCAGTTATCAAAAAGATGTGGAGGAGATGGGGGTTGCCATGGTTGATTCCATGGATCAATTGATTGAGATGGTGGACGTGGTGATGATAGAGACCAATGACGGCAGACCTCATATGAAGGAAGTTCTCCCAGCGCTGAAAGCAGGAAAACCTGTATTTGTAGACAAGCCTGTTGCAGAGGATTTACAAGGAGTGGTGGATATCTACAAAGAGGCAGAGAAATACGGAGTGCCCATCTTTTCCTCCTCAGCCTTGAGGTACATGGAAAGCGCTCAAAATATCAATCCTTCTGAGGTAATAAGTGCCCATACTTTTAGTCCTGCGGCTTTGGAAAAGAGCCATACAGACTTGTTTTGGTATGGGATTCATGGCATTGAATACCTATTTACCGTGATGGGACCAGGCTGTGTGGAAGTACAGCAAGTGCAACATTCAGAAGCCGAAGACCTAGTTATAGGCTACTGGAAAGATGGCAGGGTAGGCGTTTTCAGAGGCATTAGGGAAGGAAAACGTGATTTTGGAGGAACAGTATTCAAAGAAAAAGAAATCGTTGATTTGGGTTCGTTTACAGGTTATCGATCCCTGGTTGTCAAAGTAGTTGAATTTTTCCTTCAAAATAAAGCCCCGGTATCGGCTGAAGAAACTTTTGAAATCTATGCCTTTATGGAAGCAGCTCAGGAAAGTAAAAACAAAGGCGGTAAAAAGATATCACTGGACAAAGTATTAAAAAAGGCTTTAAAATAA